In Planctomycetaceae bacterium, a single window of DNA contains:
- a CDS encoding PLP-dependent transferase, with protein sequence MNDELMRQWAMETQAVHAGRNPDYSSTPIHMASTGKHGYTRHQNPSIEALEAAVAALEGGGRCVATACGMAAVTQTLLGLLKVGDRIVTHRCVYSWTDRWMNVEAERRGITVEQIDLRDMAAVDRALQKPTRMVYFEPLTNASLDMLDPKVLIDAAHAAGALAIVDNSYLTPVLLRPLDLGADVVIHTATKFLCGHGDAMGGVATSRSEETYKEIYRARNIYGGVISPFNAFLILRGIATLPMRIARCSETAMKIARFLSTHPQVTETRYVGLASDPGHATARKYLKDAFGGMVGFILKGGSPRYQAFSAALKLCKPWVSLGDVETLVLPHWTEDRRGINEGYVRISTGMEDAADLIADLDQALKATA encoded by the coding sequence ATGAACGACGAGCTTATGCGACAGTGGGCGATGGAAACGCAGGCGGTTCACGCCGGGCGGAATCCGGATTATTCCTCCACGCCCATCCACATGGCCTCCACGGGTAAGCACGGGTACACTCGGCACCAGAACCCCTCGATCGAGGCCCTCGAGGCCGCCGTCGCTGCCCTCGAAGGCGGCGGGCGGTGCGTCGCCACCGCCTGTGGCATGGCGGCCGTCACGCAGACGCTGCTGGGCCTGCTGAAGGTCGGCGACCGCATCGTCACGCACCGCTGCGTGTATTCCTGGACGGATCGCTGGATGAACGTCGAGGCCGAGCGTCGCGGCATTACAGTCGAGCAGATCGACCTGCGCGACATGGCGGCCGTCGATCGCGCCCTGCAAAAACCCACCCGCATGGTCTACTTCGAACCGCTGACCAACGCCAGCCTGGATATGCTCGACCCCAAGGTTCTCATCGACGCCGCGCACGCGGCTGGGGCGCTGGCCATCGTCGATAACTCCTACCTCACACCCGTGCTGCTGCGCCCGCTGGACCTGGGGGCCGACGTGGTGATTCACACGGCCACCAAATTCCTCTGCGGCCACGGCGACGCCATGGGCGGCGTAGCGACCAGCCGCAGTGAAGAGACCTACAAAGAAATCTACCGCGCCCGCAACATCTACGGCGGCGTGATCAGCCCGTTCAACGCGTTCCTGATACTGCGCGGCATCGCGACGCTGCCGATGCGCATCGCCCGCTGCAGCGAAACGGCGATGAAGATCGCCCGCTTCCTCTCCACGCACCCGCAGGTGACCGAGACAAGATACGTCGGCCTGGCCAGCGACCCCGGCCATGCGACCGCAAGGAAGTATCTCAAGGACGCCTTCGGCGGCATGGTGGGCTTCATCCTCAAAGGCGGCTCGCCGCGCTATCAGGCCTTCAGCGCCGCCCTGAAGCTCTGCAAGCCCTGGGTCTCGTTGGGCGACGTGGAAACGCTGGTGCTCCCCCACTGGACCGAAGACCGTCGCGGGATCAACGAAGGCTACGTGCGCATTTCAACCGGTATGGAAGACGCCGCCGACCTCATTGCGGATTTGGATCAGGCACTGAAGGCAACCGCGTAG
- the lepA gene encoding translation elongation factor 4: MDQQYIRNFSIIAHIDHGKSSLADRMLLRAGAITQREFHEQILDDMDLERERGITIKASAVTIDYEYNGQKYMLNMIDTPGHVDFHYEVSRSLTACEGALLVVDAGQGVEAQTVANTMLAQRTNLKLVPVVNKIDLPAARPEDTAMEIEHLLAQPAEDCIFTSAKTGAGIEEMLQAIVEQLPPPNGDPDGPTKALIFDSTFNEYRGVVVYVRIFDGQLKIGDKITMMGTGESYQITEMGKLRPQAVAVQSLGAGETGFVVANIRTVSSVHVGDTITLTARPAEHALPGYRPPQQMVFSDFYPGPSTQFPELRDALEKLQLNDGSLTFAPINSEALGFGFRCGFLGLLHMEIVQERLEREHNIEVVQTAPTVPYQVLKKDGEVIEVDSAGELPDPNYVEEIREPIVKVNLIMPADSIGNVMKLAEERRATYLKTEYLRADRVILSYEFPLSEIIYDFYDKLKSASRGYGTMDYEVIGFKADNLVKLDILVNSQKVDALSCIVHRDKAEARGRRLIQRLRKEIARHLFEIPLQAAIGARVIARETIKSVGKNVTAKCYGGDVTRKRKLLEKQKAGKKRMKMVGNVEIPQKAFMAVLESSQE, encoded by the coding sequence ATGGATCAGCAGTACATTCGCAACTTCAGCATCATTGCCCACATTGACCACGGCAAGAGCTCGCTCGCCGACCGGATGCTGCTGCGCGCCGGAGCCATCACGCAGCGCGAGTTCCACGAGCAGATTCTTGATGACATGGACCTCGAACGCGAGCGCGGCATCACGATCAAGGCTTCGGCCGTCACGATCGACTACGAATACAATGGCCAGAAGTACATGCTCAACATGATCGACACGCCCGGGCATGTGGACTTCCATTACGAAGTCAGCCGTTCGCTGACGGCCTGCGAGGGCGCGCTGCTGGTGGTCGACGCCGGACAGGGAGTCGAGGCCCAGACCGTGGCCAACACGATGCTGGCCCAGCGGACCAACCTTAAGCTCGTCCCGGTGGTGAACAAGATCGACCTGCCCGCCGCGCGGCCGGAAGACACGGCCATGGAGATCGAGCACCTGCTGGCCCAGCCGGCTGAGGACTGCATCTTCACCTCGGCCAAGACCGGGGCGGGCATCGAGGAGATGCTCCAGGCGATCGTCGAGCAGCTCCCGCCGCCCAATGGCGACCCAGACGGCCCGACCAAGGCCCTGATCTTCGACAGCACCTTCAACGAATACCGCGGCGTCGTGGTCTACGTGCGGATCTTCGATGGCCAACTCAAGATCGGCGACAAGATCACCATGATGGGCACCGGCGAGAGCTACCAGATCACGGAAATGGGCAAGCTCCGTCCCCAGGCCGTGGCCGTGCAGTCACTGGGCGCGGGCGAGACCGGCTTTGTGGTGGCCAATATCCGCACCGTCTCGTCCGTCCACGTCGGCGACACGATCACGCTGACAGCCCGCCCTGCCGAGCACGCCCTGCCGGGTTACCGCCCGCCGCAGCAGATGGTGTTCTCGGACTTCTACCCCGGGCCCAGCACGCAGTTCCCCGAACTGCGCGACGCGCTGGAGAAGTTGCAGCTCAACGACGGCTCTCTGACGTTCGCGCCGATCAACTCCGAGGCGCTGGGTTTTGGCTTTCGCTGCGGGTTCCTGGGCCTGCTGCACATGGAGATCGTGCAGGAGCGCCTCGAGCGCGAGCACAATATCGAGGTGGTGCAGACCGCCCCCACCGTGCCCTACCAGGTGCTCAAGAAGGACGGCGAGGTGATCGAGGTCGACTCGGCCGGCGAGCTGCCCGACCCCAACTACGTCGAGGAGATCCGCGAGCCGATCGTCAAGGTCAACCTCATCATGCCCGCCGACTCGATCGGCAACGTGATGAAACTCGCCGAGGAACGCCGGGCGACATACCTCAAGACCGAGTACCTCCGGGCCGACCGCGTGATCCTCAGCTACGAGTTCCCGCTGTCGGAGATCATTTACGATTTCTACGATAAGCTCAAAAGCGCCTCGCGCGGCTACGGCACGATGGACTACGAAGTGATCGGCTTCAAGGCCGACAACCTCGTCAAGCTCGACATCCTGGTCAACAGCCAGAAGGTCGACGCCCTCTCGTGCATCGTACACCGCGACAAGGCCGAGGCCCGCGGCCGCCGGCTCATCCAGCGCCTGCGCAAGGAGATCGCGCGGCACCTGTTCGAGATCCCGCTGCAGGCCGCGATCGGCGCCCGCGTGATCGCCCGCGAGACGATCAAGTCCGTCGGTAAGAACGTCACCGCCAAGTGCTACGGCGGCGACGTGACGCGAAAACGCAAACTGCTCGAAAAGCAAAAGGCCGGCAAGAAACGCATGAAGATGGTCGGCAACGTCGAGATCCCGCAAAAGGCGTTCATGGCCGTGCTCGAGAGCAGTCAGGAATAG